One Caldalkalibacillus uzonensis DNA window includes the following coding sequences:
- the resA gene encoding thiol-disulfide oxidoreductase ResA — translation MRNKRYLLRVIVLGIIVLAIGSAFFTAYTSDDTPVKIGEPAPDFVLENLQGEQVRLSDYKGKGVFINFWATNCPPCREEMPYMETQYQQFKDRGVEIMAINIAESRLAASRFAERYGLSFPILLDQDRSVTHRYGVIPIPSSFFVDENGIVVAKVEGMMSEEMIKEKMESIVPHGK, via the coding sequence ATGCGAAATAAACGGTATCTCCTGCGCGTGATTGTCTTGGGCATTATTGTTTTGGCCATTGGCAGTGCCTTTTTTACTGCTTATACCTCTGATGACACGCCGGTCAAAATTGGTGAACCTGCCCCTGACTTTGTCTTGGAAAACTTGCAAGGCGAACAGGTCCGGCTCAGTGATTACAAGGGGAAAGGGGTATTTATTAATTTCTGGGCTACCAATTGTCCGCCCTGCCGGGAAGAGATGCCGTACATGGAGACTCAATACCAACAATTTAAAGACAGGGGAGTCGAAATTATGGCGATTAATATTGCCGAATCACGCCTGGCTGCTTCCCGTTTTGCCGAGCGGTACGGACTCTCTTTTCCCATCTTGCTGGATCAGGACCGCAGTGTCACCCACCGTTACGGAGTGATCCCCATTCCGTCATCTTTCTTTGTGGATGAAAACGGTATTGTGGTTGCCAAAGTGGAGGGCATGATGAGCGAGGAGATGATTAAGGAAAAGATGGAATCGATCGTCCCGCACGGAAAGTAA
- a CDS encoding nucleoside recognition domain-containing protein: MVNLIWFSLIVIGIIVAALEGNLQKVNEAAFEGAKAGVTICFGLISILVFWLGMMKIAQESGLLQIFAKILSPLARRLFPDVPKDHPAMGYILANMSANLFGLGNAATPMGIKAMEELQKLNPDKERATPAMITLMALNTSSITLIPTTIIAIRLNYGSSNAVEIVGTTLFATLCSTLIAILVDRYCRRNYGYK; encoded by the coding sequence ATGGTTAATCTCATCTGGTTCAGTCTGATCGTCATCGGCATCATCGTTGCCGCTCTAGAAGGGAACTTACAAAAAGTGAATGAAGCTGCCTTTGAAGGAGCTAAGGCAGGGGTGACCATATGTTTTGGGCTGATCAGCATTTTGGTGTTTTGGCTGGGCATGATGAAAATAGCACAGGAATCAGGTCTGTTACAAATTTTTGCCAAGATACTTAGCCCTCTTGCCCGGCGGCTGTTTCCTGATGTGCCCAAGGATCACCCGGCTATGGGTTACATCCTGGCCAATATGAGTGCCAATTTGTTTGGTCTGGGCAATGCGGCCACCCCCATGGGCATCAAAGCGATGGAAGAGCTGCAAAAGTTAAATCCAGACAAAGAACGGGCCACGCCTGCCATGATCACCCTGATGGCGCTGAATACGTCCAGCATTACGCTGATTCCGACCACGATTATTGCCATCCGCCTCAACTACGGCTCCAGTAACGCAGTGGAAATTGTGGGAACCACGTTGTTTGCGACTTTGTGTTCCACTCTTATTGCTATTTTGGTAGACCGCTACTGCCGCCGGAATTATGGATACAAATGA
- a CDS encoding spore maturation protein, with protein sequence MYTLITTISVWAIPTLICFILVYGLIKGLPVYETFVEGAKDGFGTAVNIIPHLVGMMVAVSIFRASGALDYLLAFMSPVLSVLHIPAEIVPLAMIRPISGAGALAITSDLIEQYGPDSFIGRLASTMQGSTDTTLYVLTVYFGAIGVRKIGYALKVGLLADLAGAIAAIIIVTIVFG encoded by the coding sequence ATGTATACACTGATTACGACCATTTCAGTCTGGGCCATTCCAACGTTAATTTGTTTTATTCTGGTCTATGGCCTGATCAAAGGTTTGCCAGTTTATGAAACCTTTGTAGAGGGGGCCAAGGACGGATTTGGTACGGCGGTCAACATCATCCCCCATCTCGTTGGTATGATGGTGGCCGTCTCCATCTTTCGGGCCTCAGGCGCTTTGGACTATCTGCTGGCCTTTATGTCTCCAGTGTTGTCTGTTTTGCATATCCCTGCCGAGATTGTGCCGTTGGCCATGATCAGACCCATCTCTGGTGCAGGGGCGTTGGCTATCACTTCAGATTTAATTGAACAGTATGGACCGGACTCTTTTATTGGACGTTTGGCCTCCACCATGCAAGGCAGTACCGATACCACCCTGTATGTACTAACTGTTTACTTTGGGGCGATTGGCGTACGCAAAATCGGGTACGCCCTTAAAGTGGGACTGTTGGCAGACTTGGCCGGAGCCATTGCTGCCATTATCATTGTCACCATTGTGTTTGGATAA
- a CDS encoding pseudouridine synthase: protein MERLQKVLAHAGVASRRKAEELIKAGKVKVNGQVVSQLGTLVDPEQDQIAVNEKEIDTERKVYYLFYKPTGVITSVRDPQGRPVVMDFFRQVPERIYPVGRLDRDTSGLLILTNDGELAHRLMHPSFHVDKVYRVTVQGIPKKQKLNKLERGIRLRDGWTAPAKVECLQQDIKQNIAVVRITIHEGRKRQVRRMFKAIGHPVLALHREQYAFLTLKGLKEGEYRQLDAEEVKRLKALVT from the coding sequence ATGGAACGATTGCAAAAAGTATTGGCCCATGCCGGCGTAGCTTCCCGGCGCAAAGCGGAAGAGTTGATTAAAGCAGGAAAAGTGAAAGTGAACGGGCAAGTGGTCAGCCAATTGGGGACACTTGTTGATCCTGAGCAAGATCAGATTGCAGTAAACGAAAAAGAGATTGATACCGAGCGGAAGGTGTATTATTTGTTTTATAAGCCCACAGGTGTGATCACCAGTGTCAGGGATCCCCAGGGCAGACCTGTGGTTATGGATTTTTTCAGGCAGGTTCCGGAGCGGATCTATCCTGTGGGACGCTTGGACAGGGATACTTCCGGTCTGTTGATTCTGACCAATGACGGCGAGTTGGCCCACCGCTTGATGCATCCTTCTTTTCATGTGGATAAAGTTTACCGGGTCACTGTTCAAGGCATACCTAAGAAGCAAAAATTAAACAAGCTGGAGCGGGGCATCAGATTGAGAGATGGTTGGACAGCTCCTGCCAAAGTGGAGTGCCTCCAGCAAGATATTAAGCAAAACATAGCGGTAGTGCGCATCACCATTCATGAAGGGCGCAAACGGCAGGTGCGGCGCATGTTTAAGGCCATCGGCCATCCGGTACTGGCCTTGCACCGGGAGCAATATGCTTTTTTAACCTTGAAGGGACTAAAAGAAGGGGAGTACCGGCAGCTTGATGCGGAAGAAGTGAAACGCTTAAAGGCGCTCGTCACATAA
- a CDS encoding D-alanyl-D-alanine carboxypeptidase family protein — protein sequence MVIQRQIMIVLVMILSVLLAPYPAGAEPDVSAQAAILMDAESGRVLFEKNAYEPLRIASITKIMTAIVALEHGDLEDVVTTSKNAYGVEGSSIYLRLGEKMTLEDLLYGLMLRSGNDAAIAIAEHVGGSVEGFVFLMNQKAEELGMQQTLFSNPHGLDTHEEHYSTAYDMALLTAYAMQNETFAEIVSTQKKTAPLEGEKWDRVWYNKNRLLSMYPYADGVKTGYTQRANRTLVSSATKDGHRLIAVTLNAPDDWNDHINMFEYGFQNYTLVTLAEEGETLRDERFERTDGHFKYLNDFRYPLREDEHLQKQIVIDPAFKQEELETIPNPAGYIHYILDNEQIGRTPVGFFSVEQDVSVWQRFRSIFDNLLGVGHG from the coding sequence ATGGTGATACAACGACAGATCATGATTGTGCTGGTGATGATACTTTCTGTCCTGCTGGCACCTTACCCGGCCGGTGCCGAGCCGGATGTATCTGCTCAGGCGGCCATATTGATGGATGCAGAATCCGGGCGTGTATTATTTGAGAAAAATGCTTATGAGCCGCTGCGTATTGCCAGCATTACCAAAATCATGACGGCGATTGTTGCCCTTGAGCATGGCGATTTAGAGGATGTGGTCACCACCTCTAAAAACGCCTATGGTGTGGAAGGTTCATCCATTTATCTTAGGCTGGGAGAAAAAATGACCTTGGAAGATCTGCTTTACGGTCTCATGCTTCGCTCAGGCAATGATGCAGCAATTGCCATCGCCGAGCATGTGGGAGGATCTGTAGAGGGCTTTGTCTTTTTAATGAATCAAAAAGCGGAAGAGTTAGGGATGCAGCAGACTCTGTTCAGCAATCCCCACGGCCTGGACACTCATGAGGAGCATTATTCAACCGCTTATGATATGGCTTTGCTCACCGCGTATGCCATGCAAAATGAGACTTTTGCCGAGATAGTGTCCACACAAAAGAAGACCGCCCCTTTGGAAGGAGAGAAATGGGACCGGGTTTGGTATAACAAAAACCGCTTGCTTTCCATGTATCCCTATGCTGATGGCGTGAAAACGGGATATACCCAACGTGCCAATCGGACGCTGGTCTCCTCAGCAACTAAAGATGGCCACCGCTTGATTGCTGTGACATTAAATGCACCCGATGATTGGAATGATCACATCAATATGTTTGAATACGGGTTTCAGAACTATACCCTGGTTACCTTGGCAGAAGAGGGGGAAACACTTAGGGATGAGCGTTTTGAGAGGACAGATGGCCACTTCAAATATCTGAATGACTTTCGCTATCCCCTGCGTGAGGATGAACATCTCCAAAAACAGATTGTGATCGATCCCGCCTTTAAGCAAGAGGAGTTGGAGACGATTCCCAATCCAGCAGGCTATATCCATTACATTTTGGATAATGAACAGATCGGCCGAACACCAGTAGGATTTTTCTCTGTTGAACAGGATGTCTCTGTCTGGCAAAGATTCAGAAGCATTTTTGACAACTTGCTGGGTGTTGGACATGGTTAA